A single genomic interval of Pseudochaenichthys georgianus chromosome 3, fPseGeo1.2, whole genome shotgun sequence harbors:
- the LOC117439999 gene encoding tropomyosin alpha-1 chain-like isoform X5, protein MAGGSSLDAVKKKIKSLQDQADVAEDRATGLQRELNQERSARESAEADVASLNRRIQLVEEELDRAQERLSTALTKLEEAEKAADESERGMKVIENRAMKDEEKMELQEIQLKEAKHIAEEADRKYEEVARKLVIIESDLERTEERAEMSEGKCSELDEELRTVQNNLKSLEAQAEKYSQKEDKYEEEIKILTDKLKEAETRAEFAERSVAKLEKTIDDLEDELYSQKLKFKAISEELDNALNDMTSM, encoded by the exons ATGGCCGGTGGGAGCTCTCTGGATGCTGTGAAGAAGAAAATCAAGTCGCTGCAGGACCAGGCCGATGTGGCGGAGGACCGTGCAACGGGACTTCAGAGGGAACTGAACCAGGAGAGGAGTGCGAGGGAATCA GCTGAGGCAGATGTAGCTTCCCTGAACAGACGTATCCAGCTGGTTGAGGAGGAGTTGGACCGGGCTCAGGAGCGTCTGTCCACGGCGCTGACcaagctggaggaggctgagaaGGCTGCTGATGAGAGCGAGAG AGGCATGAAGGTCATTGAGAACAGGGCCAtgaaggacgaggagaagaTGGAGTTGCAGGAGATCCAGCTGAAGGAGGCCAAACACATCGCAGAAGAAGCTGACCGCAAATACGAGGAG GTGGCACGAAAGCTTGTGATCATTGAGAGTGACTTGGAACGTACAGAGGAGCGCGCTGAGATGTCTGAAGG AAAATGCTCTGAGCTCGATGAGGAGCTGAGAACCGTGCAGAACAACCTGAAGTCTCTGGAGGCCCAGGCAGAAAAG TACTCGCAGAAGGAGGACAAGTACGAGGAGGAGATCAAGATTCTCACAGACAAGTTGAAGGAG GCTGAGACTCGTGCTGAGTTCGCTGAGAGATCAGTCGCCAAGCTTGAGAAGACCATCGATGACCTGGAGG ACGAGCTGTACTCCCAGAAACTGAAGTTCAAGGCCATCAGCGAGGAGCTGGACAACGCCCTCAACGACATGACCTCCATGTAA
- the LOC117439999 gene encoding tropomyosin alpha-1 chain-like isoform X7, giving the protein MDAIKKKMQMLKLDKENAMDRAEQAESDKKAAEDKSKQLEDDLLALQKKLKSTEDELEKYSEALKDAQEKLELAEKKATDAEADVASLNRRIQLVEEELDRAQERLSTALTKLEEAEKAADESERGMKVIENRAMKDEEKMELQEIQLKEAKHIAEEADRKYEEVARKLVIIESDLERTEERAEMSEGKCSELDEELRTVQNNLKSLEAQAEKYSQKEDKYEEEIKILTDKLKEAETRAEFAERSVAKLEKTIDDLEGKMFTPLSQKLVDHHLSPLQHSPTVCLCISFLPRNYCALGCCCCHPFLHFSSRTLSRFSSCKINTLPSLPAFPPFSCHVSSFLFVPSFFISFLLSLSFNLFC; this is encoded by the exons ATGGATGCCATCAAGAAGAAGATGCAGATGCTCAAGCTCGACAAGGAGAACGCCATGGACAGAGCTGAACAGGCCGAGTCAGACAAGAAAGCAGCCGAGGACAAGAGCAAACAG CTTGAGGATGACCTGTTAGCACTGCAGAAGAAGCTGAAGTCAACTGAGGATGAGTTGGAGAAGTACTCTGAGGCCCTGAAGGACGCCCAGGAGAAACTTGAGCTTGCTGAGAAGAAAGCCACAGAT GCTGAGGCAGATGTAGCTTCCCTGAACAGACGTATCCAGCTGGTTGAGGAGGAGTTGGACCGGGCTCAGGAGCGTCTGTCCACGGCGCTGACcaagctggaggaggctgagaaGGCTGCTGATGAGAGCGAGAG AGGCATGAAGGTCATTGAGAACAGGGCCAtgaaggacgaggagaagaTGGAGTTGCAGGAGATCCAGCTGAAGGAGGCCAAACACATCGCAGAAGAAGCTGACCGCAAATACGAGGAG GTGGCACGAAAGCTTGTGATCATTGAGAGTGACTTGGAACGTACAGAGGAGCGCGCTGAGATGTCTGAAGG AAAATGCTCTGAGCTCGATGAGGAGCTGAGAACCGTGCAGAACAACCTGAAGTCTCTGGAGGCCCAGGCAGAAAAG TACTCGCAGAAGGAGGACAAGTACGAGGAGGAGATCAAGATTCTCACAGACAAGTTGAAGGAG GCTGAGACTCGTGCTGAGTTCGCTGAGAGATCAGTCGCCAAGCTTGAGAAGACCATCGATGACCTGGAGGGTA AAATGTTTACACCCCTCTCCCAGAAGCTGGTTGATCATCACCTCTCTCCTCTGCAGCACAGCCCAACTGTCTGTCTCTGTATTTCTTTTCTGCCCCGTAACTACTGCGCACTGGGCTGTTGCTGCTGCCATCCCTTCCTTCATTTCTCAAGCAGAACTTTGAGCCGTTTTTCTTCCTGTAAAATAAACACACTTCCATCTCTGCCAGCTTTTCCCCCTTTCTCCTGCCATGTTTCTTCATTTCTATTTGTCCCAtctttcttcatttcattcctgttgtctttgtcttttaatttattttgttga
- the LOC117439999 gene encoding tropomyosin alpha-4 chain-like isoform X4, which yields MAGGSSLDAVKKKIKSLQDQADVAEDRATGLQRELNQERSARESAEADVASLNRRIQLVEEELDRAQERLSTALTKLEEAEKAADESERGMKVIENRAMKDEEKMELQEIQLKEAKHIAEEADRKYEEVARKLVIIESDLERTEERAEMSEGKCSELDEELRTVQNNLKSLEAQAEKYSQKEDKYEEEIKILTDKLKEAETRAEFAERSVAKLEKTIDDLEDKLSRAKEEGLSVKQILDQTLMEMINL from the exons ATGGCCGGTGGGAGCTCTCTGGATGCTGTGAAGAAGAAAATCAAGTCGCTGCAGGACCAGGCCGATGTGGCGGAGGACCGTGCAACGGGACTTCAGAGGGAACTGAACCAGGAGAGGAGTGCGAGGGAATCA GCTGAGGCAGATGTAGCTTCCCTGAACAGACGTATCCAGCTGGTTGAGGAGGAGTTGGACCGGGCTCAGGAGCGTCTGTCCACGGCGCTGACcaagctggaggaggctgagaaGGCTGCTGATGAGAGCGAGAG AGGCATGAAGGTCATTGAGAACAGGGCCAtgaaggacgaggagaagaTGGAGTTGCAGGAGATCCAGCTGAAGGAGGCCAAACACATCGCAGAAGAAGCTGACCGCAAATACGAGGAG GTGGCACGAAAGCTTGTGATCATTGAGAGTGACTTGGAACGTACAGAGGAGCGCGCTGAGATGTCTGAAGG AAAATGCTCTGAGCTCGATGAGGAGCTGAGAACCGTGCAGAACAACCTGAAGTCTCTGGAGGCCCAGGCAGAAAAG TACTCGCAGAAGGAGGACAAGTACGAGGAGGAGATCAAGATTCTCACAGACAAGTTGAAGGAG GCTGAGACTCGTGCTGAGTTCGCTGAGAGATCAGTCGCCAAGCTTGAGAAGACCATCGATGACCTGGAGG ATAAACTCTCACGTGCTAAAGAAGAGGGCCTGAGCGTAAAGCAGATTCTGGATCAGACTCTAATGGAGATGATAAACCTTTGA
- the LOC117439999 gene encoding tropomyosin alpha-4 chain-like isoform X6, producing MAGGSSLDAVKKKIKSLQDQADVAEDRATGLQRELNQERSARESAEADVASLNRRIQLVEEELDRAQERLSTALTKLEEAEKAADESERGMKVIENRAMKDEEKMELQEIQLKEAKHIAEEADRKYEEVARKLVIIESDLERTEERAEMSEGKCSELDEELRTVQNNLKSLEAQAEKYSQKEDKYEEEIKILTDKLKEAETRAEFAERSVAKLEKTIDDLEDHLYKQIEKNRLLTNELRVALNED from the exons ATGGCCGGTGGGAGCTCTCTGGATGCTGTGAAGAAGAAAATCAAGTCGCTGCAGGACCAGGCCGATGTGGCGGAGGACCGTGCAACGGGACTTCAGAGGGAACTGAACCAGGAGAGGAGTGCGAGGGAATCA GCTGAGGCAGATGTAGCTTCCCTGAACAGACGTATCCAGCTGGTTGAGGAGGAGTTGGACCGGGCTCAGGAGCGTCTGTCCACGGCGCTGACcaagctggaggaggctgagaaGGCTGCTGATGAGAGCGAGAG AGGCATGAAGGTCATTGAGAACAGGGCCAtgaaggacgaggagaagaTGGAGTTGCAGGAGATCCAGCTGAAGGAGGCCAAACACATCGCAGAAGAAGCTGACCGCAAATACGAGGAG GTGGCACGAAAGCTTGTGATCATTGAGAGTGACTTGGAACGTACAGAGGAGCGCGCTGAGATGTCTGAAGG AAAATGCTCTGAGCTCGATGAGGAGCTGAGAACCGTGCAGAACAACCTGAAGTCTCTGGAGGCCCAGGCAGAAAAG TACTCGCAGAAGGAGGACAAGTACGAGGAGGAGATCAAGATTCTCACAGACAAGTTGAAGGAG GCTGAGACTCGTGCTGAGTTCGCTGAGAGATCAGTCGCCAAGCTTGAGAAGACCATCGATGACCTGGAGG ACCATCTATACAAGCAGATTGAGAAAAACCGCCTTCTGACCAATGAACTGAGAGTAGCCTTAAACGAGGATTAA
- the LOC117439999 gene encoding tropomyosin alpha-1 chain-like isoform X2, whose product MDAIKKKMQMLKLDKENAMDRAEQAESDKKAAEDKSKQLEDDLLALQKKLKSTEDELEKYSEALKDAQEKLELAEKKATDAEADVASLNRRIQLVEEELDRAQERLSTALTKLEEAEKAADESERGMKVIENRAMKDEEKMELQEIQLKEAKHIAEEADRKYEEVARKLVIIESDLERTEERAEMSEGKCSELDEELRTVQNNLKSLEAQAEKYSQKEDKYEEEIKILTDKLKEAETRAEFAERSVAKLEKTIDDLEDELYSQKLKFKAISEELDNALNDMTSI is encoded by the exons ATGGATGCCATCAAGAAGAAGATGCAGATGCTCAAGCTCGACAAGGAGAACGCCATGGACAGAGCTGAACAGGCCGAGTCAGACAAGAAAGCAGCCGAGGACAAGAGCAAACAG CTTGAGGATGACCTGTTAGCACTGCAGAAGAAGCTGAAGTCAACTGAGGATGAGTTGGAGAAGTACTCTGAGGCCCTGAAGGACGCCCAGGAGAAACTTGAGCTTGCTGAGAAGAAAGCCACAGAT GCTGAGGCAGATGTAGCTTCCCTGAACAGACGTATCCAGCTGGTTGAGGAGGAGTTGGACCGGGCTCAGGAGCGTCTGTCCACGGCGCTGACcaagctggaggaggctgagaaGGCTGCTGATGAGAGCGAGAG AGGCATGAAGGTCATTGAGAACAGGGCCAtgaaggacgaggagaagaTGGAGTTGCAGGAGATCCAGCTGAAGGAGGCCAAACACATCGCAGAAGAAGCTGACCGCAAATACGAGGAG GTGGCACGAAAGCTTGTGATCATTGAGAGTGACTTGGAACGTACAGAGGAGCGCGCTGAGATGTCTGAAGG AAAATGCTCTGAGCTCGATGAGGAGCTGAGAACCGTGCAGAACAACCTGAAGTCTCTGGAGGCCCAGGCAGAAAAG TACTCGCAGAAGGAGGACAAGTACGAGGAGGAGATCAAGATTCTCACAGACAAGTTGAAGGAG GCTGAGACTCGTGCTGAGTTCGCTGAGAGATCAGTCGCCAAGCTTGAGAAGACCATCGATGACCTGGAGG ACGAGCTGTACTCCCAGAAACTGAAGTTCAAGGCCATCAGCGAGGAGCTGGACAACGCCCTCAACGACATGACCTCCAT CTAA
- the LOC117439999 gene encoding tropomyosin alpha-1 chain-like isoform X1, whose protein sequence is MDAIKKKMQMLKLDKENAMDRAEQAESDKKAAEDKSKQLEDDLLALQKKLKSTEDELEKYSEALKDAQEKLELAEKKATDAEADVASLNRRIQLVEEELDRAQERLSTALTKLEEAEKAADESERGMKVIENRAMKDEEKMELQEIQLKEAKHIAEEADRKYEEVARKLVIIESDLERTEERAEMSEGKCSELDEELRTVQNNLKSLEAQAEKYSQKEDKYEEEIKILTDKLKEAETRAEFAERSVAKLEKTIDDLEDKLSRAKEEGLSVKQILDQTLMEMINL, encoded by the exons ATGGATGCCATCAAGAAGAAGATGCAGATGCTCAAGCTCGACAAGGAGAACGCCATGGACAGAGCTGAACAGGCCGAGTCAGACAAGAAAGCAGCCGAGGACAAGAGCAAACAG CTTGAGGATGACCTGTTAGCACTGCAGAAGAAGCTGAAGTCAACTGAGGATGAGTTGGAGAAGTACTCTGAGGCCCTGAAGGACGCCCAGGAGAAACTTGAGCTTGCTGAGAAGAAAGCCACAGAT GCTGAGGCAGATGTAGCTTCCCTGAACAGACGTATCCAGCTGGTTGAGGAGGAGTTGGACCGGGCTCAGGAGCGTCTGTCCACGGCGCTGACcaagctggaggaggctgagaaGGCTGCTGATGAGAGCGAGAG AGGCATGAAGGTCATTGAGAACAGGGCCAtgaaggacgaggagaagaTGGAGTTGCAGGAGATCCAGCTGAAGGAGGCCAAACACATCGCAGAAGAAGCTGACCGCAAATACGAGGAG GTGGCACGAAAGCTTGTGATCATTGAGAGTGACTTGGAACGTACAGAGGAGCGCGCTGAGATGTCTGAAGG AAAATGCTCTGAGCTCGATGAGGAGCTGAGAACCGTGCAGAACAACCTGAAGTCTCTGGAGGCCCAGGCAGAAAAG TACTCGCAGAAGGAGGACAAGTACGAGGAGGAGATCAAGATTCTCACAGACAAGTTGAAGGAG GCTGAGACTCGTGCTGAGTTCGCTGAGAGATCAGTCGCCAAGCTTGAGAAGACCATCGATGACCTGGAGG ATAAACTCTCACGTGCTAAAGAAGAGGGCCTGAGCGTAAAGCAGATTCTGGATCAGACTCTAATGGAGATGATAAACCTTTGA
- the LOC117439999 gene encoding tropomyosin alpha-1 chain-like isoform X3 → MDAIKKKMQMLKLDKENAMDRAEQAESDKKAAEDKSKQLEDDLLALQKKLKSTEDELEKYSEALKDAQEKLELAEKKATDAEADVASLNRRIQLVEEELDRAQERLSTALTKLEEAEKAADESERGMKVIENRAMKDEEKMELQEIQLKEAKHIAEEADRKYEEVARKLVIIESDLERTEERAEMSEGKCSELDEELRTVQNNLKSLEAQAEKYSQKEDKYEEEIKILTDKLKEAETRAEFAERSVAKLEKTIDDLEDHLYKQIEKNRLLTNELRVALNED, encoded by the exons ATGGATGCCATCAAGAAGAAGATGCAGATGCTCAAGCTCGACAAGGAGAACGCCATGGACAGAGCTGAACAGGCCGAGTCAGACAAGAAAGCAGCCGAGGACAAGAGCAAACAG CTTGAGGATGACCTGTTAGCACTGCAGAAGAAGCTGAAGTCAACTGAGGATGAGTTGGAGAAGTACTCTGAGGCCCTGAAGGACGCCCAGGAGAAACTTGAGCTTGCTGAGAAGAAAGCCACAGAT GCTGAGGCAGATGTAGCTTCCCTGAACAGACGTATCCAGCTGGTTGAGGAGGAGTTGGACCGGGCTCAGGAGCGTCTGTCCACGGCGCTGACcaagctggaggaggctgagaaGGCTGCTGATGAGAGCGAGAG AGGCATGAAGGTCATTGAGAACAGGGCCAtgaaggacgaggagaagaTGGAGTTGCAGGAGATCCAGCTGAAGGAGGCCAAACACATCGCAGAAGAAGCTGACCGCAAATACGAGGAG GTGGCACGAAAGCTTGTGATCATTGAGAGTGACTTGGAACGTACAGAGGAGCGCGCTGAGATGTCTGAAGG AAAATGCTCTGAGCTCGATGAGGAGCTGAGAACCGTGCAGAACAACCTGAAGTCTCTGGAGGCCCAGGCAGAAAAG TACTCGCAGAAGGAGGACAAGTACGAGGAGGAGATCAAGATTCTCACAGACAAGTTGAAGGAG GCTGAGACTCGTGCTGAGTTCGCTGAGAGATCAGTCGCCAAGCTTGAGAAGACCATCGATGACCTGGAGG ACCATCTATACAAGCAGATTGAGAAAAACCGCCTTCTGACCAATGAACTGAGAGTAGCCTTAAACGAGGATTAA
- the LOC117439999 gene encoding tropomyosin alpha-4 chain-like isoform X8, protein MAGGSSLDAVKKKIKSLQDQADVAEDRATGLQRELNQERSARESAEADVASLNRRIQLVEEELDRAQERLSTALTKLEEAEKAADESERGMKVIENRAMKDEEKMELQEIQLKEAKHIAEEADRKYEEVARKLVIIESDLERTEERAEMSEGKCSELDEELRTVQNNLKSLEAQAEKYSQKEDKYEEEIKILTDKLKEAETRAEFAERSVAKLEKTIDDLEGKMFTPLSQKLVDHHLSPLQHSPTVCLCISFLPRNYCALGCCCCHPFLHFSSRTLSRFSSCKINTLPSLPAFPPFSCHVSSFLFVPSFFISFLLSLSFNLFC, encoded by the exons ATGGCCGGTGGGAGCTCTCTGGATGCTGTGAAGAAGAAAATCAAGTCGCTGCAGGACCAGGCCGATGTGGCGGAGGACCGTGCAACGGGACTTCAGAGGGAACTGAACCAGGAGAGGAGTGCGAGGGAATCA GCTGAGGCAGATGTAGCTTCCCTGAACAGACGTATCCAGCTGGTTGAGGAGGAGTTGGACCGGGCTCAGGAGCGTCTGTCCACGGCGCTGACcaagctggaggaggctgagaaGGCTGCTGATGAGAGCGAGAG AGGCATGAAGGTCATTGAGAACAGGGCCAtgaaggacgaggagaagaTGGAGTTGCAGGAGATCCAGCTGAAGGAGGCCAAACACATCGCAGAAGAAGCTGACCGCAAATACGAGGAG GTGGCACGAAAGCTTGTGATCATTGAGAGTGACTTGGAACGTACAGAGGAGCGCGCTGAGATGTCTGAAGG AAAATGCTCTGAGCTCGATGAGGAGCTGAGAACCGTGCAGAACAACCTGAAGTCTCTGGAGGCCCAGGCAGAAAAG TACTCGCAGAAGGAGGACAAGTACGAGGAGGAGATCAAGATTCTCACAGACAAGTTGAAGGAG GCTGAGACTCGTGCTGAGTTCGCTGAGAGATCAGTCGCCAAGCTTGAGAAGACCATCGATGACCTGGAGGGTA AAATGTTTACACCCCTCTCCCAGAAGCTGGTTGATCATCACCTCTCTCCTCTGCAGCACAGCCCAACTGTCTGTCTCTGTATTTCTTTTCTGCCCCGTAACTACTGCGCACTGGGCTGTTGCTGCTGCCATCCCTTCCTTCATTTCTCAAGCAGAACTTTGAGCCGTTTTTCTTCCTGTAAAATAAACACACTTCCATCTCTGCCAGCTTTTCCCCCTTTCTCCTGCCATGTTTCTTCATTTCTATTTGTCCCAtctttcttcatttcattcctgttgtctttgtcttttaatttattttgttga